Below is a window of Chloroflexia bacterium SDU3-3 DNA.
GGTCGCGGTCGCTCGGGTCGAGCACGGCCTGGTATGGCTCGGTGAGGATGTCGCCCTTGCGGTGCGAGCGCACCAGCTGGGCCAAAATCACCACCTCGCGGTGCGAGAAGCCCAGCAGCGCCGAGTTGAGCACCAGGTACTCGCCGTGCTTGTGGTGGTCGTAGTAGCCGATGGTGATGCCGATATCGTGGATGAGCGCGGCATGCCCCAGCAGCTCGCGCTCCCACGGGCCGAAGCCGTGCAGCGACTGCAGCTGGTCGAATAGCGAGGTGGCCAGCTCGCGCACCTTGGCCGCGTGGATCGACTCGTAGCTGTAGAGCCGCGCCAGATTCAGCACACTGAATGCGCGCTGATCGCCCAGCACTGGCGGGTTCTCGCCCACCAGCAGGTGCTCGAAGAACAGCCCCTCGCGCAGCCCGTAGCCGCTGGCCACAATCGACTCGAAGCCGCCCTGGCGCATCAGGTGGCGCAGAATCACCGCCCCGCCCAAGATCAGGTCGGCGCGGTCGCGCCCGAGGCCGGGCACATCCTCGCGCTGGCGGGTGGTCATGCCGCGCAGCCGCTCGATCAGCTGCTCCAGCCGGTCGAGCCGTAGCGCGTAGCCGTGCACGCGGTCGAGCGGGTGGCGCTGCGCCTTCATGTCGATCTCGGCCAGGGTGCGAATGGTACCGCCGATTCCGGCCAGCGTCGCGCCCTGGGACGCGCTAAACCAGTCGATATCGGTGAAGGTGTCGGCGGCGGCCTGCTCAAGCGCCTTGAAATCTTTGGCGGTGATTGGGTCGGAGTGGATGTGGCGATCCGAGATCCGCAGCGCGCCGAGCGGGCGGCTAAACGACTGGCCAAACCCACGGGCGCGGATCATCGTCCCCTGGGTGCTGCCGCCGCCGATGTCGATCAGGAAGGCGTTGTCCAGCGGCAGCGCGTTCACCGTGCCCACGTAGCCGTAGTAGGCCTCCTCCTGGGCCGAGAGCACGCGCATCTTCAGGCCCGCCTCGTACTCCACGCGCTCCAAGAACTCGGCCTGGTTCGAGGCCTCGCGCACGGCGCTGGTGGCCACCGGCACGATCCGGTCGACGCCAACCGACTTGCAGTAGTTGGCAAACAGCCGCATGGCCGCCACACCACGGTCGATCGCGGCGGGCTGGATACGGCCATCCGCGCCGATGCCCTCGGCCAATCGCACGGTCTCGCGAACCTCGTCGGTGAGCTTAAATGAGTGGTGGGGCGTGTAGCTCAGCACCACCAGCCGCGTGGTGTTCGACCCAAGGTCGATCACGCCAATGCGCTCCGCCATCAGTGCGTGCCCCCAAGCTCGACCACGCGCTGGTCGAGGCGCGACGCGATGTCGCGGTACATGTCGCCACGCAGCTTTGCCGCCTGCAGGGCGCGGTTCAGACCGATGATATAGCCAGCAAGACCGAGCGCCGCTAGAAAGAACAGAGTCCGACGCATGCGCTGCCCCCTTTTCTCATGTGTTCCCAAAATATTTTAACGTATTCAGCACGGCCTCACAAATAGCGGCGTAGTCCGGGCGCATGTGGGCGCGCTGGGCTGTGGCAAGCCCCGTGCCCCCGAGCGGGGGAGAAAAAAAGAGCATATGGCGTACCATATGCTCTGCCGGTTGGCGCGCGCCATCGCCTAGCTGGCGGTGCGCGGGTAGCGATTGAGGCCGATAGTGGCCACCGAGCCACGTAGGAACACGTAGAAGGGGATGTTGCGCGCGTGCCACGTGCTCACTGTGTCGACTAGGATCTTCTTGGCCTCTTTCCAGTCGTCGGGGTGGTCGGCGGCGATGATCTCGGCGCGGTCGAAGAACAGCAGGTAGGCCGACGAGGGTGCCCACGACAGGTCGACAAGGTTGGCGGCCAGGCTCTGCCATGTCTGATCTGCGGTCTGCGGTGCCTGGATGGCCTCGGAGCACGTCTGCAGAAAAGCCTTTTTGTCGCCAGCCTTCCGGCCATCGATCAGAAAGCAGCGAAACCCGTGCTCGCTCGCCTCGGAAAAGAGCCGATCGGGGTAGCGCCGAGCGCTCAGGTGGTAGAGATCCGGCTTTAGGCTTCTGTTCCAAAGCTCATCTAGTGCGATCATAGCGCATCCTTACATCAATATCAGGCAATCTAATAACAGTTACAGGGTGAGATAGAGCGATACGCGCATTCTGCCACGCCTAGGGTCTTACGGCAGCGCTAGCTTTGCTCGCTCGGCGCGGGGTAGGGCGGCCACCACAAGCCGATACGATTGGTCGATCATCATCCGCAGCTCGTGGTCGGGCACGCTGTCGTCGAGGATGATGGTGTTCCAGTGTCGTTTGTTCAGGTGGTAGCCTGGGATGACGGCGGGAAAGGTGTCGCGCAGCAGCTGGGCGTCGATCGGGTCGCACTTCAGGCTGAGCTGCTGAGGCTGCTGGGTGCAGGAAAGGAGCGCAAAGATCTTGCCGCCCACCTTCGCCACCACAGGATCTGGGCCGAAGGGGAAGGTTTCGGCAGATCCTATTTTGCTCTGTAGATAGGTTCGCACCCATTGGTCTTGCAGTGTCATAGCGACGTTTCCGATGTTTGGCTCTCCGCCTATTCAGTATAATGCGCTTATCTGGCTAGGGCAAGGCAAAAGGTAAAATTTTGTCTATTTCTGTGCAGAAACTGGTGCAAAACTTGCAGGTTTTGTTTACAAAAAAGGCCCCACGCGACGCTCTCGTGAACATCGCGTGGGGCCTTTCGGTGCGGGGCGCTACTTGATGTTGTACTTGGCGCGCAGCTGATCGATGGTGCCGTTCTCCTTCAGCACCTTCAGCGCGGCGTTGATCGCGCCCAGCAGCTCGGTGTCGCCCTTCTGCAGGGCCACGCCGTAGCTCTCGGTGGTGAAGGCCTCGCCCACGATCTTGAACTTGCCCGCGTACTGCGGCTGCGAGGTGTAGTTGCCCACGGTCGGGCCGTCGGCCACCACCGCGTCCACAGCGTTGTTGGCCAGGTCGGCGAAGGCCAGGTCGATGGTCTGGTAGCGCTTCAGCTTGGCATCCTCAACCTTGGCATCCTCCAGCGCGGCGGTCTCGCCGGTGGTGCCGGTCTGCACGCCCACGGCATCCAGGCCGGGCAGATCGGTGTAGCTGCTCACCGTGGTGTTGGCGGCCTGCACCACCACCAGCTGGCCCACATCGATGTAGGGGTCCGAGAAGTCGACGATCTGCTTGCGCTCGTCGGTGATGGTGGATGCGGAGGCCACGGCATCGAACTGCTTGGCCTGGAGCGCGGTGAAGATCGTATCGAACGAGGCGTTCTGGAACTCGAAGTCGGCGTTGATCAGCTTGCCAACCTCGGTGAGCAGGTCGATATCGAAGCCGACGATCTCGTTCGTGGCCTGGTCGACCGACTCGAAGGGCGGGTAGCTGGCGTCGGTGCCGACCACCACCTTGCGGCCCTTCAGGTCGGCCACGGGGGCGGCGGCAGCGGTGGCCGATGCCTCGGTGGTGGCCTCGGCGGTGGCCGATGCCTCGGTGGTGGCGGCAGCCGTCGCCTCGGCGGTGGCCTCAGCAGCGGGGGCCTCGGTGGCGGCAGCGGCAGTCATCGCCGCCTCGACCGTCGAGCGGGCGGGCGAGGTGGCGGTGGTGCTGGTGTTGCTTGCCCCGCAGGCGGCCAGCAGGCCAGCCAGCAGGATGGTGGGCAGGAAAGCGTTCTTTCGCATAGGGAATCTGCTCCTTTTGCCTCATACGACAGAATATAAAAACAGTATCGCGCACGGGGCCGCAATACTGCTTCATCGCATCTGGCCCCGCCTGGGGGCCAGAACCGTATGGGTGCGCGTATTATAAACCCAGATTCCCCGCTGTCAAAGCAGGTTGTGTGCCAGGCCGAGCCTATCGCGGAGATCTGCGCCGCCAGCGCGCCTGTATTTCCGTTAGGGGCGTTCTGCCTCAGCTGGAGCGCCCAGCCAGCTCGACGGTCAGCAGATCGAGCGAGCTATCGGCGCTGCCGGGCAGGGGCAGCCGCGCGCCGCTAGCCATGTCGTACACGCCGATGTTGAGGCGGTAGCGGCCATTGGGCAGCTCGGGTTCGATCGGCAGATCGGCCAGATCTACCACCAGCTCGCCAGCCCGCCAGCGCGAGGTGGGGTAGTCGTCGGCGCGAATAATCGTGTCGCGCTGGGCTACCGTCTGCCCCTGCTGGTTCACCAGATGCAGGAAGATCGCGTAGTCGCGGTCGAGCGCGGCGGCGGGCTGCCAGTAGAGGTTCAGCTGGAGCGCCTGGCCGGGCTGCACCTGGGCTGGGCCGTGCAGCGGGGTGAAGCGCCCGCGCAGGTCGCCCGCCGCCGCCTGGAAGCCCAGCAGCCGCATGGTGCCGAAGGCCGCATCACTGCGCTGGATGGCCAGCTCCTCGGGGTGCGAGCCTAGGTCAAGCAGCTCCAGCAGCGTGCCGGGCCGCCCCTGGGCCTCGCCAGGGAAGACCTGCAGCACGGTAGAGGCATCCCGCAGGGCCGGGTAGCTGGCGGGGCTGGCCTTCTTCACATCGGCGACGATATAGCGGAACCCTTGGGAGCGGTACCAAGCCGCATCGTGCTCAGCCACATCCTCGGTCGTCACCGCCATGGGCCAGTCGCCCCACTGGGCGTGGTTGAGCGCCAGCGCCAGCGGCGCACCCTGCGAGAGCTGCTGGCGCACATAGCGGCCCGCCAGCACCTTGCTGTGCGGGTAGGCGTGGAAGGTATCCTGGGCGATGGCGGCGCGCAGCGGCGGGACGGCCAGCCCCAGCGCCACCAGCGGCAGGGCCAGCGCCCGCACGCGGCGGGCCACGCGCGGCCCGCGCGGCAGCCCCGGCCAGCGGCGAACGGCGTGGTGGCCCAGGAGCAGCGCCCAGTGCGCGCAGGCCACCACGCCCACGCCAGCAAACACAAACAGCGGCGGGATGATCGGCAGCAGGTTGCGGAAGAACTGGATCTGCTGGGGCAGGAACATCAGCGGGTAGCACAGCACCACCGCCAGCACCGCCAGACCGGCGCGGTCGCGCCGCGCCACCAGCACGCCCACGCCCACCAGCGCAGCTAGGCAGGGCAGCGGCGTCAGGCCGCTCTCCCAGAAGAACTGCAGGTACTCCAGCACCGGCCAGTCCTTGATCAGGTCGCCGCCGCCGCCGGTGGGGTTGTAGGCCACATACTGGTGGGTCACGCCGTGCCAGAACGCCTCGGGGGCGAGCAGGGCGTAGGGCGTGCCGGCCACAAAGGCGGCCAGGCTCAGCGCGCCCGCCATGGCCAGCAGCCAGCCCTTGCGCAGGCTGGCCCAGCCCCATACCTGCACATGCACCACCACCAGCGCTAGCGCCACCATGGCGGCGTTGTACTTGGTGGATGTGGCCAGGCCGATGCACAGGCCAGCCAGCGCATAGCTGCGCCACGTCGGGCGGCGCAGCGGGGCCAGCGCAGCCAGCAGCGCGATCAGCGCGGTGAAGGTGACCGGCACATCCTGGGTGATGTACTGCGAGTTGCGCACGTGGAAGGGCGCGACCGCCAGCAGCGCCGCGCCGATCAGCGCGGGCCAGCGCCCCCACCAGCGGCGGCCCAGCGCATAGGCCAGCGCCACCGTGGCCGTGCCCAGCAGCGCCGTGAGCACGCGGCCCCACACGAAGAAGCCCGGCGTGGTCACATACAGGTCGGTGGTGGATGGCAGCGACTCGATACCCTGGTACAGCCCGGTGGCCACACCATAGCGCAGGTGCACATCGAAGACCACGCGCAGGGCGTAGTAGAACAGCGAGGGCTTGCCGAAGAAGCGCGGGTTCCAGTCATTGTGGCGCAGCATGCCGAACACGCGGTTCACCGCCGACGGCTCGTCGGGGTGGTCGGTGTAGGGCAGGCCCCAGCCGATGCCGTAGAGGCGCAGGGCCAGCGCGGCGGCCAGCGCGCAGGCGATCAGCGCAGCCCACAGCGCGGCGCGCGCGCGCGGCCACGTGCGGGAGCGGGTGGATCGTGCGGGGATCGAGTGTATCGGTGGATTATGCATGCTGTTGGGCCAAGGCATAGCGCGGCTCTACCTTAATGTACGGGGCACAGAAGCCTCAGGGAAAAGCGCTGGCAGGCAGGAGGATCTGGTGCGTATCGCTATGCTCTTGGGGTGAGCCTTTGTGGCCCTGCGCAGAAAAAAAGCGCGCAGCCGCGCCATCTGCCCAGAATAGCTTCCCATACACCTACTGTATAAAAAAACGACAGGCCATAGCAACCTCCAAAAGGACGAGCTACCGCAGCCAAATGGATGATCGGCGCGCGGCGCAAAAAAGCAGCAACCATCTTTGAGAAGAACGGTTGCTGCTTCGTATGGAGCCGGCACTCGGACTTGAACCGAGGACCTACTGTTTACAAGACAGTTGCTCTACCACTGAGCTATGCCGGCGCAACGGGGATCATTTTAGCATAGAGATGCGTTTGCCGTCAACCGCTTTTTGGCGTACCGTATGGCCAAAAGTCACCCAGACGATAGGAAAAAACCATGAACCAGACGCTGACCGCCATCTCCGGCATCCTGGTGGGCCACGCCCACGACGCCGAGGCCCGCACCGGCTGCACCGCCATCATCCTGCCGCCCGGCACCACCTGCGGCGTGGATGTGCGCGGCGGCGCGCCCGGCACCCGCGAGACCGACCTGCTTGCGCCGACCGCCGCCGTGCAGCATGTGGACGCGATCCTGCTCACCGGGGGCAGCGCGTTTGGCCTAGGCGCGGCGGATGGCGTGATGCGCTGGCTGCGCGAGCGCGGGCGGGGCTTCCCCACCGGTGCGGGGCCGGTGCCGATCGTGCCCGCCGCCGTGCTGTTCGACCTAGGCGTGGGCGCGGCGGACCGCTGGCCCGACGCGGCCATGGGCTACGCCGCGTGCCAGGCCGCCAGCCCCAGCCCCGTGCCCGAGGGCGGTGTGGGCGCAGGCGCGGGCGCGCTGGTGGGCAAGCTGCGCGGGGCGGCCTGGGCCAGCCCTGGCGGCGTGGGCAGCGCCGCCGCGCGGCTGCCAAACGGCACCACGGTGGCCGCGCTAGCCGTTACCAACCCCTTCGGCGATGTCTACCGCCCCGACACCCAGGAGATCTTGGCCGGGGCCAGGGCCGACGACGGCAGCTTCATCAACACCGCGCGAGCCATCCGCAGCGCCGAGGCCATCCAGGCTTTTGGCAACACCACGCTGTGCATGGTGGCCACCGACGCCCCGCTGGACAAGGCGGGCTGCAAAAAGCTGGCCGAGATGGCGCAGGACGCGCTGCCTCGCACCATCCGCCCCATCCACACGCCCTTCGACGGCGACATCGTGTTCGCCGCCGCCACCGGCAGCGCGCCGGGGGTAAACCTGGCCGTGCTGGGCAGCGTGGCCGCCGACCTGCTGGCCGAGGCGATCGCCCGCAGCGTGGCGCGCTAGCCCAGCAGCGCGTTGTCGATCAGGCGCGTGGTGCCGAAGCGCACCGCCA
It encodes the following:
- a CDS encoding Ppx/GppA family phosphatase gives rise to the protein MAERIGVIDLGSNTTRLVVLSYTPHHSFKLTDEVRETVRLAEGIGADGRIQPAAIDRGVAAMRLFANYCKSVGVDRIVPVATSAVREASNQAEFLERVEYEAGLKMRVLSAQEEAYYGYVGTVNALPLDNAFLIDIGGGSTQGTMIRARGFGQSFSRPLGALRISDRHIHSDPITAKDFKALEQAAADTFTDIDWFSASQGATLAGIGGTIRTLAEIDMKAQRHPLDRVHGYALRLDRLEQLIERLRGMTTRQREDVPGLGRDRADLILGGAVILRHLMRQGGFESIVASGYGLREGLFFEHLLVGENPPVLGDQRAFSVLNLARLYSYESIHAAKVRELATSLFDQLQSLHGFGPWERELLGHAALIHDIGITIGYYDHHKHGEYLVLNSALLGFSHREVVILAQLVRSHRKGDILTEPYQAVLDPSDRDRIAKLAALLRIAEHLERRKCQVIQQIRVEIGDPVRLYTTALGDASVEIWEANRRTALFRKAYGRGIEII
- a CDS encoding barstar family protein — its product is MIALDELWNRSLKPDLYHLSARRYPDRLFSEASEHGFRCFLIDGRKAGDKKAFLQTCSEAIQAPQTADQTWQSLAANLVDLSWAPSSAYLLFFDRAEIIAADHPDDWKEAKKILVDTVSTWHARNIPFYVFLRGSVATIGLNRYPRTAS
- a CDS encoding MmcQ/YjbR family DNA-binding protein, whose protein sequence is MTLQDQWVRTYLQSKIGSAETFPFGPDPVVAKVGGKIFALLSCTQQPQQLSLKCDPIDAQLLRDTFPAVIPGYHLNKRHWNTIILDDSVPDHELRMMIDQSYRLVVAALPRAERAKLALP
- a CDS encoding basic amino acid ABC transporter substrate-binding protein; its protein translation is MRKNAFLPTILLAGLLAACGASNTSTTATSPARSTVEAAMTAAAATEAPAAEATAEATAAATTEASATAEATTEASATAAAAPVADLKGRKVVVGTDASYPPFESVDQATNEIVGFDIDLLTEVGKLINADFEFQNASFDTIFTALQAKQFDAVASASTITDERKQIVDFSDPYIDVGQLVVVQAANTTVSSYTDLPGLDAVGVQTGTTGETAALEDAKVEDAKLKRYQTIDLAFADLANNAVDAVVADGPTVGNYTSQPQYAGKFKIVGEAFTTESYGVALQKGDTELLGAINAALKVLKENGTIDQLRAKYNIK
- a CDS encoding phospholipid carrier-dependent glycosyltransferase; its protein translation is MPWPNSMHNPPIHSIPARSTRSRTWPRARAALWAALIACALAAALALRLYGIGWGLPYTDHPDEPSAVNRVFGMLRHNDWNPRFFGKPSLFYYALRVVFDVHLRYGVATGLYQGIESLPSTTDLYVTTPGFFVWGRVLTALLGTATVALAYALGRRWWGRWPALIGAALLAVAPFHVRNSQYITQDVPVTFTALIALLAALAPLRRPTWRSYALAGLCIGLATSTKYNAAMVALALVVVHVQVWGWASLRKGWLLAMAGALSLAAFVAGTPYALLAPEAFWHGVTHQYVAYNPTGGGGDLIKDWPVLEYLQFFWESGLTPLPCLAALVGVGVLVARRDRAGLAVLAVVLCYPLMFLPQQIQFFRNLLPIIPPLFVFAGVGVVACAHWALLLGHHAVRRWPGLPRGPRVARRVRALALPLVALGLAVPPLRAAIAQDTFHAYPHSKVLAGRYVRQQLSQGAPLALALNHAQWGDWPMAVTTEDVAEHDAAWYRSQGFRYIVADVKKASPASYPALRDASTVLQVFPGEAQGRPGTLLELLDLGSHPEELAIQRSDAAFGTMRLLGFQAAAGDLRGRFTPLHGPAQVQPGQALQLNLYWQPAAALDRDYAIFLHLVNQQGQTVAQRDTIIRADDYPTSRWRAGELVVDLADLPIEPELPNGRYRLNIGVYDMASGARLPLPGSADSSLDLLTVELAGRSS
- a CDS encoding P1 family peptidase, coding for MNQTLTAISGILVGHAHDAEARTGCTAIILPPGTTCGVDVRGGAPGTRETDLLAPTAAVQHVDAILLTGGSAFGLGAADGVMRWLRERGRGFPTGAGPVPIVPAAVLFDLGVGAADRWPDAAMGYAACQAASPSPVPEGGVGAGAGALVGKLRGAAWASPGGVGSAAARLPNGTTVAALAVTNPFGDVYRPDTQEILAGARADDGSFINTARAIRSAEAIQAFGNTTLCMVATDAPLDKAGCKKLAEMAQDALPRTIRPIHTPFDGDIVFAAATGSAPGVNLAVLGSVAADLLAEAIARSVAR